In Salvelinus namaycush isolate Seneca chromosome 20, SaNama_1.0, whole genome shotgun sequence, the following proteins share a genomic window:
- the LOC120065450 gene encoding protein BTG2-like — protein sequence MNQGYSSRGEMGPEVTAAATFVSRLLRTRGFLSEHQLHDFRDCLQQSLSEHYQNHWFPDRPQKGSGYRCIRMNHEMDPIIGRAAGRIGLTSDQLFALLPRELTLWVDPFEVSYRIGEDGSICVLYEAAAPAAAPSPDPTQNCKNQFLIGGRTSPPKNYLMTVSS from the exons ATGAACCAAGGATACTCATCTAGAGGTGAAATGGGCCCCGAAGTAACGGCCGCTGCGACGTTTGTTTCCAGGTTATTGAGAACAAGAGGCTTCCTGAGTGAACACCAACTTCATGATTTCAGAGATTGTCTTCAACAGTCATTATCAG AGCACTACCAGAACCACTGGTTCCCAGACAGACCACAGAAGGGCTCGGGCTACCGCTGCATCCGAATGAACCATGAAATGGACCCAATTATTGGCAGAGCTGCTGGTCGGATCGGACTTACTAGCGATCAGCTCTTCGCCCTCCTGCCCCGGGAGCTGACCCTCTGGGTGGACCCTTTTGAGGTCTCTTACCGCATCGGGGAGGATGGCTCCATATGTGTCCTCTATGAAGCAGCGGCCCCAGCAGCAGCACCAAGCCCCGACCCCACACAAAACTGCAAGAATCAATTTCTGATCGGTGGCCGCACTAGCCCACCGAAGAACTACCTGATGACCGTCTCGAGCTAG